In Streptomyces sp. Li-HN-5-11, the sequence TCTGGACCGGGCTCGGATACGGCATCTGGTACGGCGAGGAGTACTGCTGCGTCGGCGGCTTGCCCTGCTCGATCGCCGCCGCCGCCACGAACGCCTTGAACGTCGAACCGGTCGGGAAGCCGAAGTTGGAGCCGCCCATGTCGTTGCCGACCGAGTAGTTGATCTCGGTCTCGTTCTTGCCGTAGCCGTACGGCTTGGACTGGCCCATCGCGACGACCTTGCCGGTGCCGGGCTCGACCAGCACCGCCGCGGCCGCGACCGGGTCCGACTTGTAGATGTGCTGCTTCAGCGAGGCCTGCACGGAGGCCTGCGCCTGCGGGTCCAGTGTCGTACGGATGGTCAGGCCGCCCTGGTTCCAGACCTTCGCCCGCTCCTCGCGGGTCTTGCCGAAGACCGGGTTGTTGAGGAAGACCTGCTCGACGTACTTGCAGAAGAAGCTGGCGCCCTTGACCGCCGTGATGCAGCCGTTGCGCGGCTGGGTGACCTTCAGGTCCAGCGGCTCCTTCTTGGCCTTGTCGGCCTCCGCCTGGGAGATGTCGCCGACCTCGGCCATGCGCTGCAGGACGACGTTGCGCCGCTTGGTGGCCTCCGCCGCGTCGTTGACGGGGTCGTAGCGGCTCGGCGACTGGACGATGCCGGCGAGCAGGGCCGCCTGCTGGAGGTTCAGGTCCTTGGCGTGCTCGGAGAAGTAGCGCTGGGAGGCGGCCTCGACGCCGTACGCCTGCTGGCCGAAGAAGGTGATGTTGAGGTAGTTCTCGAGGATCTTCTTCTTGCCGAGCTGCTTCTCGACCTGGATCGCGTACTTCAGTTCCTTGATCTTGCGGCCGAGGGTCTGCTGGGTGGCCTGCGCGACCTTCGTCGGGTCGTCGCCGGCCTCCTCGATGAAGACGTTCTTCACGTACTGCTGGGTGAGCGTGGACGCGCCCTGGGCGACGCCGCCGCTCTGCGCGTTCTTGTTGAGCGCGCGCAGCACGCCCTTCAGGTCGATCGCGCCGTGCTGGTAGAAGCGTGAGTCCTCGATCGCGACGATCGCCTTCTGCATGTACGGCGAGATGTCCTTCAGGTCGACCACCGTACGGTCGCGGGAGTACACCTGGGCCAGTTGGTGGCCCTCGTCGTCCAGGATCGTGGTGCGCTGGCTGAGCGGGGGGCGCTTGAGGTTGGCCGGGATGTCGTCGAACCCCTGGACCGATCCCTTGGCGGCCAGGCCCAGCGCGCCGGCCGCGGGCAGCGCGATGCCGGCCAGGACCGCTCCCGCGAGCACACTGACACCGAGGAACTTGGCGGCCTGCTGTGTTGCCGACAGGCCACCGCCCGAGCGCTTCTTTGGCATGAGGGCAGCCTACGTTCTCATTCGCCGGACACGCGTGTATGCCTTGGCCTAAGCTGCTCTCAACTGTCACAGCAGTGAGGCCACGTATCAATACGTGCCGCGGCCTCGAAACGTTCCGGATGCTCTCGACTTTTTTGGTCGGGAGGTTGGGAGGGGCGTGTCGGGGAGCGCGGAGGGCGCGTGTGAGTTGCGTGCCCGAATTCGCCTTGTGTGCCACCTGGCGTCCCTTGTGGTGCGGCAATCCCGTCCCGTTGTGCCGGGAATGTCGCGCATGTCGCCAGCTCACTCCCCCGGGTGATCTGCCGCTTACCCATAGTCCGTTCGGGCCATTCAAGATTGGGCCCGCTGGGGGTGTTGCGCTGTGCCCACCTTCCGTAACGTCCTCAACTGGCGGCGGTGAATATGCCGCTGCCGCCGTGGGGGAGCCTCGATTCGGGAGAGGACGGCGCCGGTATGGGCTGGGTAACCGACTGGAGTGCGCAGGCGGCCTGCCGCACTACCGATCCGGATGAACTGTTCGTTCAGGGAGCGGCGCAGAACAGGGCCAAGGCGGTGTGCACCGGATGTCCGGTACGCACTGAATGCCTCGCTGATGCGCTTGACAACCGTGTGGAGTTCGGTGTGTGGGGAGGCATGACGGAGCGTGAGCGCCGCGCACTGCTGCGCCGGCGGCCGACCGTCACGTCGTGGCGCCGGCTGCTGGAGACCGCGCGCCTGGAGTACGAGCGTGGGACGGGCCTGGTGTCCCTCGACGACGACCAGGTGTACGAGAACTACGCGGCGGTGAGCTGAGGGCGCCTCCCCGGGGTGTCTGAGGGCACCTCCGGTCGGGCATCGCCTGGGCGCCCCCGGGAATCCGTTCGGCGGGAATCCGTTCGGGCTCGGGTCGGTCGGTTCGGGTCGGTCGGTCCGGCTTGGTCGATTCGGCTTGGTCGGTCCGGATTGGGTCGGTCGGGCGTCGGCTCGGTCGGGCGTCGGTTCGGGTCGGTCGTAGGTCTGACGTATGTCGTACGGCGTCGTACGGCCTCGGCCCCGGGTGGGTCGTAAGGCCTCGCGTGTCAGGCGCTCGCCTCGGGTGCGGGCAGCTCACGCCGGGTGTCCGCCAGCCGGTTGCCGATGTCCCGCAGCCCGGCGAGGTCGTGTACGTCACCGGGCAGCGCTGCCACTTCGGCCACCGCCACCTCGGGGTGCAGGGCGGTGAAGCGGTCACGCGTGCGCTGCTCTCGGAAGAGCAACTGCATGCGCTCGGCGTGCAGCCTCAGCAGGCCCGCGGTGACCTGGTCGACGGACGGTTCGGGGCCGGAGTCCTCGTCGTCCTCGTCAGGAGAACCTGAACTGCCGTATGTGTCGGGAGAGTTACGAAGTCCAGCTTTCCCGTCCCCCTGATCCACAATGCGGGACTCCTCAAGATTTTCCGCAGCGGCGAGCGCCCGCTCGGCCGACAGCCGGTCGGCGCCGCTGCCGTGCACCCGGTTGAGCACCAGACCGGCGAGCGGCATCCTCTCGGCGGCCAGCCGTTCCACGAAGTACGCGGCCTCGCGCAGCGCGTCCCGCTCCGGGGCCGCCACGACCAGGAACGCCGTCCCCGGCGCCTGGAGCAGCTTGTACGTGGCGTCCGCGCGCGTACGGAAGCCACCGAAGGTGGTGTCCATCGCGGCCACGAACGTCTGGACGTCCTTGAGCAGCTGACCGCCCAGCAGCTTGCCGAGCGTGCCGGTCATCATCGACATCCCGACGTTCAGGAACTTCATCCCCGCCCGCCCGCCCAGCTTCGCGGGAGCGGTCAGCAGCCGGATCAGCCGGCCGTCGAGGAACGAACCGAGGCGCTTCGGCGCGTCAAGGAAGTCCAGCGCCGAGCGGGACGGCGGCGTGTCGACGACGATGAGGTCCCACTCGTCGCGGGCCCGCAACTGGCCCAGCTTCTCCATCGCCATGTACTCCTGCGTGCCCGCGAAGCCCGCCGAGAGCGACTGGTAGAAGGGGTTGGCCAGGATCGCGGCCGCCCGCTCCGGGTCGGCGTGCGCCTCGACGACCTCGTCGAAGGTGCGCTTCATGTCGAGCATCATGGCGTGCAGTTCGCCCTCGCCCTCGGTGCCCTTCACCCGGCGCGGGACGTTGTCGAGCGAGTCGATGCCCATGGACTGGGCGAGGCGGCGGGCCGGGTCGATCGTCAGGACCACCACCTTGCGGCCGCGCTCGGCGGCCCGCAGCCCCAGAGCCGCCGCGGTGGTCGTCTTGCCGACGCCCCCCGAGCCGCAGCACACCACGATCCGCGTCTTCGGGTCGTCGAGCAACGGATCGACGTCGAGCACGCGCGAGGCTGCCAGCCGACGGGCACCGTCGTGCACTCTCGCACTGTCCTGTGCCCTGGCACTGTCGTGCCCGCGGGCACTGTCCTGCGTGCGGGCTCCGTCGTGCGCGCGTGGGGCCTCGTGGGCCTGGGCGGTGGACAGTGCGGCCTCCCGCGCGGGGGTGCGGCGGCCGTCGCTTGGCTGCTCGTGCGCCGGGTCCGGACTCATGACATTCCCTGCTTCCGCAGCTCGGTCGCCAGTTCGTACAGGCCCGCCAGGTCCATGCCCTCGGCGAGCAGCGGCAGTTCGTGCAGCGGCAGGCCGAGTTCGCCCAGCACGGACCGCTGCTCCTCCTCCAGCGCGTACCGCTCGGCGTACTCCTCGGCCTGCCCCAGGAGCGGATCCACCAGCCGCTCGGCGTTCCCGCCACGCCGCGCACCGCCGAGCCCGGCGGAGGACAGGGATCGGGCGAGGGCGGTGCGCGGTACGGTCCGTACGAGTTCCAGGTCGGCGGCGTCCAACACCTGCGGGCGCACCATGTTCACGATGATGCGGCCCACCGGCAGTCGCGCCGCACGGAGTTCGGCGATGCCGTCGACGGTCTCCTGGACGGGCATCTCCTCCAGGAGCGTCACCAGGTGCACGGCCGTCTCGGCCGACTTCAGCACCCGCATCACCGCCTGGGCCTGATTGTGTATCGGGCCGATCTTGGCGAGCCCGGCCACCTCGTCGTTGACGTTGAGGAACCGGGTGATACGGCCGGTCGGCGGCGCGTCCATGACGACGTAGTCGTAGACGAACCGGCCGGTGCGCTCCTTGCGCCGGACCGCCTCGCACGCCTTGCCGGTCAGCAGGACGTCCCTGAGGCCGGGGGCGATGGTGGTGGCGAAGTCGATCGCGCCGAGCTTCTTCAGGGCCCGGCCGGCGCCGCCCAGCTTGTAGAACATCTGGAGGTAGTCCAGAAGAGCCAGTTCGGGGTCTATGGCGAGTGCGTACACCTCCCCGCCCCCGGGAGCGACTGCGATCTTCCGTTCCTCATAGGGCAGCGCCTCGGTTTCGAAGAGCTGTGCGATGCCCTGCCGACCCTCGACCTCGACGAGGAGCGTCCGCTTCCCCTCCGTGGCCAGGGCCAGCGCTAGAGCGGCGGCGACCGTCGTCTTTCCGGTCCCGCCCTTGCCGCTGACGACC encodes:
- a CDS encoding transglycosylase domain-containing protein, coding for MPKKRSGGGLSATQQAAKFLGVSVLAGAVLAGIALPAAGALGLAAKGSVQGFDDIPANLKRPPLSQRTTILDDEGHQLAQVYSRDRTVVDLKDISPYMQKAIVAIEDSRFYQHGAIDLKGVLRALNKNAQSGGVAQGASTLTQQYVKNVFIEEAGDDPTKVAQATQQTLGRKIKELKYAIQVEKQLGKKKILENYLNITFFGQQAYGVEAASQRYFSEHAKDLNLQQAALLAGIVQSPSRYDPVNDAAEATKRRNVVLQRMAEVGDISQAEADKAKKEPLDLKVTQPRNGCITAVKGASFFCKYVEQVFLNNPVFGKTREERAKVWNQGGLTIRTTLDPQAQASVQASLKQHIYKSDPVAAAAVLVEPGTGKVVAMGQSKPYGYGKNETEINYSVGNDMGGSNFGFPTGSTFKAFVAAAAIEQGKPPTQQYSSPYQMPYPSPVQTCGGKPWVNTDNTKVQNESTSEHGPYAMKEAMAKSVNTYFVQLISDIGLCPVVNMTDKLHVVQGNGDKLPQVPAIALGSKGISPLTMATAYAAFASRGTYCTPIAIESITQKIGNQVKSLTVPKSTCSRVMSQNTADTVNTLLQGVIDSGTGQEAGLSDRDNAGKTGTTDERKNAWFVGYTPNLAGAVWVGSATQKVQMNHITIGGVYHEQVFGADVPGPIWRDAMTGALEGKPAPSFHLVDIPDAPAKDKGKDKGKGKGKGGGNKGDTGGIFGGLIGGLTNGGTGGANDGGTTPNPTFSLPGGFIQGQNGTNGNGFGGRHG
- the wblA gene encoding transcriptional regulator WblA, whose translation is MGWVTDWSAQAACRTTDPDELFVQGAAQNRAKAVCTGCPVRTECLADALDNRVEFGVWGGMTERERRALLRRRPTVTSWRRLLETARLEYERGTGLVSLDDDQVYENYAAVS
- a CDS encoding ArsA family ATPase, translating into MSPDPAHEQPSDGRRTPAREAALSTAQAHEAPRAHDGARTQDSARGHDSARAQDSARVHDGARRLAASRVLDVDPLLDDPKTRIVVCCGSGGVGKTTTAAALGLRAAERGRKVVVLTIDPARRLAQSMGIDSLDNVPRRVKGTEGEGELHAMMLDMKRTFDEVVEAHADPERAAAILANPFYQSLSAGFAGTQEYMAMEKLGQLRARDEWDLIVVDTPPSRSALDFLDAPKRLGSFLDGRLIRLLTAPAKLGGRAGMKFLNVGMSMMTGTLGKLLGGQLLKDVQTFVAAMDTTFGGFRTRADATYKLLQAPGTAFLVVAAPERDALREAAYFVERLAAERMPLAGLVLNRVHGSGADRLSAERALAAAENLEESRIVDQGDGKAGLRNSPDTYGSSGSPDEDDEDSGPEPSVDQVTAGLLRLHAERMQLLFREQRTRDRFTALHPEVAVAEVAALPGDVHDLAGLRDIGNRLADTRRELPAPEASA
- a CDS encoding ArsA-related P-loop ATPase codes for the protein MSRLQVVSGKGGTGKTTVAAALALALATEGKRTLLVEVEGRQGIAQLFETEALPYEERKIAVAPGGGEVYALAIDPELALLDYLQMFYKLGGAGRALKKLGAIDFATTIAPGLRDVLLTGKACEAVRRKERTGRFVYDYVVMDAPPTGRITRFLNVNDEVAGLAKIGPIHNQAQAVMRVLKSAETAVHLVTLLEEMPVQETVDGIAELRAARLPVGRIIVNMVRPQVLDAADLELVRTVPRTALARSLSSAGLGGARRGGNAERLVDPLLGQAEEYAERYALEEEQRSVLGELGLPLHELPLLAEGMDLAGLYELATELRKQGMS